DNA sequence from the Fibrobacter sp. UWB11 genome:
CCATATTCCTATGAACATGGGTGAATTCGGCGTTGCCGGTGGAGACAACAGCCCCTGCCAGTGGCAACAAGGTGATGGCCCCAGCGAGACAGGAAAAGCCTACTGGGCCGAAAAAACCGCAAAAGTAGCCGTCCAGTACGGGATATCTTTCCATTACTGGAGTTTCGGTCAAACAGGTGGGTTCCAAGCCTTCGATGGCAAAAATTGGCTTCCTGGATTCCCGGAATCTTTGATCTTCTAGAATCTAAAAACCGCCCCAAAGGCGAAACCACTACGGGCGAACCAAAGTGCCCGACCAGTGTTCATCAAAGAAGGCTTGGAACAGAGGTTCCGGGCCTTTTTTCAATTCTTCGATAACTTCGGCAATCGGGCGTTTGTTGCGGTAAAGTTCACGGAAAGCACGCTCGAAAAACGCAATGCGTTCCGGCGGGAATTCTTCGACATGCAAGCGAAGCGCATGAAGGTTGAGGGATGCAAAGCGAAGCGGGTTACCGAAAGCGCGACTGCACGGAGGAACATCGTAATCGACCTTGAGCGTGCCGCCCACGAAAGCGTAGGCGCCCACCTGATTGCGCTGCTGCACTGCAGTTGTTCCGCCGAGAGTGGCGAACTTGCCGATGCGCACATGCCCGCCAAGCTGGCAACCATTTGCAATGACCGCCCCCTCGCCAATTTGACAATCGTGCCCCACATGAGCATAAGCCATAACGAGGACACGGGAGCCAAGGCGCGTGCAACCACCCCCCTGCGCTGTACCGCGATTGAGAGTCGTATATTCGCGAATGATGCAATTTTCGCCAATTTCCAAGCAAGTCGGTTCACCGGCATACTTGAGGTCTTGTGGAGGCGCCCCTAAAATTGCACCGTCATAAACGTGCGTATTTGCCTTGATGGTCACGCCGCCATACACCCGCACTCGTGATTCGAGTACCACATTTTCGCCAATTTCCGCACCTTCATCAACAACGCACCAGGGGCCAATAATTGTAGACTCGTGGATTTTTGCAGAAGGATGAACGTAAGCGGAAGGATGGAGCATACCCGCAATTTAGTAATTTCCTATATTTCCCCGCATGGGTGGCATTATTATCGCATGCCTGACTGCACTTTACGCGTTCCTGTTCCTATTCTTCATCATAGGACTGTTAAAGACACATCGCTATAAAGGCCCCAAAGCGACCCCGAGCGTTTCTGTGGTCATCCCAATGCGTAACGAAGAGGAATTTGCAGAACGCACGCTCGAAGCAATAGCCGAACAAGACTATATCGGAGAATGGGAAGTTATTTGCGTTGACGACCGTTCTACCGATCGTACACTCGAGATTCTCGAAAAGTTCGCCGCCACGCACCCGCGATTCCGCGTTTTAAGCCTCCC
Encoded proteins:
- the lpxA gene encoding acyl-ACP--UDP-N-acetylglucosamine O-acyltransferase, which encodes MLHPSAYVHPSAKIHESTIIGPWCVVDEGAEIGENVVLESRVRVYGGVTIKANTHVYDGAILGAPPQDLKYAGEPTCLEIGENCIIREYTTLNRGTAQGGGCTRLGSRVLVMAYAHVGHDCQIGEGAVIANGCQLGGHVRIGKFATLGGTTAVQQRNQVGAYAFVGGTLKVDYDVPPCSRAFGNPLRFASLNLHALRLHVEEFPPERIAFFERAFRELYRNKRPIAEVIEELKKGPEPLFQAFFDEHWSGTLVRP